One part of the Sebastes fasciatus isolate fSebFas1 chromosome 8, fSebFas1.pri, whole genome shotgun sequence genome encodes these proteins:
- the pkp1a gene encoding plakophilin-1 has protein sequence MMAPDPLRSAMTLRTAEDTSLAVPSDNKLHSGPQRVLDQVHTIKRSKSKPGKTNNGSSSPSPTGVSPQTLTTHEFGGFKFSPSKANGTFRSTNSSSTSTGFSRGVKKEWHSVSTKTTGGRNVSTSGMWDQRRNTSTWGANGLKSARSDPALVRQFPAAPVPAPSMMAKGQVQSQNSLVARANRNSTISMTNSTLVTHNQARIIQPPSAQLRSEGRMGTMKISKTEQHAVESNTVNMSDMTLKGAVEFLSHPEENYQQCGATFIHHTTFKEERTKQEVFQLGGIPGLVALLRSPNPGVSQASAGALRNLVFKDQDNKLEVQHCEGIAKSLQLLKETDSTDTQKQITGLLWNLSSADELKGELIATALPALTENVVVPFTCWSDDSANNNIHPDVFYSATGCLRNLSCSQQQERKAMRECRGLIDSLMIYVQSCVAEENPDDKSVENCACILHNLTYQLEEESPESFGKFIPPPEAQTGSKKSPTVGCFSPRSSKAQNEFSFDVVQGMLDDGTPSGAKWLCHPKAMQTYLSLLGSSQKGATLEACCGALQNLTAKTGKVSNIMSQILVQKLGAMMHIPALLKSPNRGLQKTAMSLLGNMSRTHSLQSSMAKQILPELAGLVTSGPKEMGNSDETIATACNTVRSLMLADTDVSKKVINNELVTSVADLSENGSFPKGSKAASLLLYSLWNEKNFQGVFKKLGLSKSLFVNDNTTAAHRSTQVIE, from the exons GCGTGTCTCCCCAGACTTTGACAACGCACGAGTTTGGAGGGTTCAAGTTTTCTCCATCCAAAGCAAATGGCACCTTCAGAAGCACCAACTCCTCCTCTACGTCAACAGGCTTCAGCAGAGGG GTAAAGAAGGAATGGCACTCTGTATCCACTAAAACCACGGGAGGAAGAAATGTCAGCACGTCGGGCATGTGGGATCAGCGACGCAACACTTCCACCTGGGGTGCCAACGGGCTGAAATCCGCTCGCAGTGACCCTGCCTTGGTTCGCCAATTTCCTGCTGCTCCTGTACCTGCACCTTCTATG atGGCCAAAGGACAGGTCCAGAGCCAGAACAGCCTCGTGGCTCGAGCAAATAGAAACAGCACCATTTCTATGACCAACAGCACTCTGGTGACCCACAATCAGGCGCGCATCATCCAGCCGCCCTCTGCCCAGCTTCGCTCCGAGGGCAGGATGGGCACCATGAAAATATCCAAGACAGAGCAGCATGCAGT GGAGAGCAACACGGTGAACATGTCAGACATGACCCTGAAAGGGGCTGTAGAGTTCCTGTCTCACCCTGAAGAGAATTACCAGCAGTGTGGAGCCACCTTCATCCACCACACCACCTTCAAAGAGGAGCGCACCAAACAGGAG GTTTTCCAACTAGGAGGTATCCCCGGTCTTGTGGCCCTGCTGCGGAGCCCCAACCCTGGGGTGAGCCAGGCTTCTGCCGGGGCTCTGAGGAACCTGGTGTTCAAAGACCAGGACAACAAGCTGGAAGTTCAGCACTGTGAAGGTATCGCTAAGTCCCTGCAGCTTCTAAAGGAGACCGATTCTACTGACACCCAGAAACAAATCACTG GCCTGCTATGGAACCTGTCCTCCGCCGATGAGCTGAAGGGAGAACTTATCGCTACAGCTTTGCCCGCCCTGACTGAGAACGTGGTGGTGCCATTCACCTGCTGGTCAGACGACAGCgccaacaacaacatacacCCTGATGTCTTCTACAGTGCCACAGGGTGCCTGCG GAACCTGAGCTGCTCCCAACAGCAGGAGAGGAAGGCAATGAGGGAGTGCCGGGGCCTCATTGACTCACTCATGATTTACGTTCAGTCTTGTGTGGCGGAGGAGAACCCCGATGACAAG tctGTGGAGAACTGTGCATGCATCCTCCATAACTTGACCTACCAACTGGAGGAAGAGTCCCCTGAGAGCTTCGGCAAGTTCATACCTCCGCCAGAGGCCCAAACTGGGAGTAAGAAAAGCCCCACCGTTGGATGCTTCAGCCCCAGGAGCAGCAAGGCTCAAAATGAG TTTTCATTTGACGTAGTTCAGGGAATGCTGGATGATGGAACCCCATCGGGCGCGAAGTGGTTGTGCCATCCCAAAGCTATGCAGACCTACCTTTCTCTGCTGGGCTCGTCCCAGAAAGGCGCCACCCTGGAAGCCTGCTGTGGTGCCCTGCAGAACCTCACTGCCAAAACGGGAAAG GTGTCCAATATCATGAGTCAGATTCTGGTTCAAAAGCTGGGAGCTATGATGCACATACCCGCTCTTTTAAAGTCTCCTAACCGGGGCCTGCAGAAGACCGCCATGTCCCTGCTGGGTAACATGTCTCGGACCCACAGTTTGCAGAGCTCCATGG CAAAGCAGATTCTGCCGGAGCTCGCCGGCCTCGTCACCTCTGGCCCCAAAGAGATGGGAAACTCTGACGAAACTATAGCAACAGCCTGCAACACAGTACGGAGTCTGATGTTGGCAGACACTGATGTCAGCAAGAAGGTCATCAATAATGAGCTGGTGACATCGGTGGCTGACCTTAGCGAGAACGG GTCTTTCCCTAAAGGCAGCAAAGCAGCTTCCCTGCTGCTCTACAGCTTATGGAACGAGAAGAATTTCCAAGgtgtttttaaaaag CTGGGGCTGAGCAAATCACTTTTTGTCAATGACAACACCACAGCAGCGCACAGGTCGACTCAAGTCATCGAGTGA
- the tnnt2a gene encoding troponin T type 2a (cardiac): MMPNLIPPKIPDGEKVDFDDIHRKRMEKDLMELQTLIEVHFESRKKEEDDIINLKDRIEKRRSERAEQHRIRSEREKERQKRLEDERTRKEEEEAKKRADDDAKKKKTLTSLHFGGYMQKLTEKRSGKRQTEREKKKKILNDRRKYLDVENMSQDRLKDKAKELWDWMQELEAEKFELQYQLTTQKYEINVLRNRVSDHQKISKRSKRGLRK, from the exons ATGATGCCAAACCTAATCCCTCCTAAGATCCCAGATGGAGAGAAGGTGGATTTTGAT GATATCCATCGTAAAAGGATGGAGAAGGACCTGATGGAGCTTCAGACTTTGATCGAGGTTCACTTCGAgagcagaaagaaagaagaagatgatATCATTAATCTCAAGGACAGGATT GAGAAGCGCCGTTCTGAGCGAGCAGAGCAGCATAGAATccgcagtgagagagagaaagagcgacaGAAGCGTCTTGAG GATGAGAGAACtcgtaaggaggaggaggaggccaagAAGAGAGCAGACGACGAcgccaagaagaagaaaaccctCACCAGCCTCCACTTCGGAGGATACATGCAGAAGTTG ACGGAAAAACGGAGTGGTAAGAggcagactgagagagagaagaagaagaagatcctGAACGACAGACGCAAATATCTGGACGTCGAGAACATGAGCCAGGACAGACTCAA GGATAAAGCTAAAGAGCTGTGGGACTGGATGCAAGAGCTGGAGGCAGAGAAGTTTGAACTGCAGTACCAGCTGACCACACAGAAATATGAG ATTAATGTGCTGAGGAACCGCGTCAGTGACCATCAGAAAAT ATCCAAGAGGAGCAAAAGAGGCCTGAGGAAATAA